GTCTTCGAAGTTCTGCGTCTTGTAGGGATCGACGGGGTGATTGCCCGTGTTGGTATTGATAGTAGCATCTGCGGTAGACATTATGGTCGATGTTTACAGAATGAGACGATGTGGCAGAATAGAGCGCCTGAAGCAGCTGGAGGGAGAAATTATATACTTGGAGGAACTATACACGGTCGTCAATGTGACGTCATCGAAAAGATCAAGGTCAGGACCAAGATTCTCTGCGAGATGAGGTCAAATTTCATGTTCACTTCATCACAGCACCCAGAAAGCTTGCAAGCTGTGAAGATCGGGTTACATAGCTCTTAAGTCTGGAGAAATGGCCTCGGCATGGGTGCATTTCCGTCGTCCTCGATTCTCCCCTCCATTCCATCACAACTATGAAAGAGTCTCTTGAAAAGCTGTTACATACAGTATTACAGGATCAATATTTTGCGAGCTTGATCGCCAAGTCACATCTAAAGTCATATCTTGTGGCAACGAGGCCCTCGTGTATGCATCGTGACATGCCAGTTCGAATTCATGTTCATGGGCGGAAATATTTCTGGACTTGTCAATTGACTTCCGAGCTCCTCTTGATAGGAGACGTGGCTGAAAGTGCGCGTCATAACTCAATGAATAGtcgcagagtgtcccctcAATCTGCTTTCGAGGTACCAAGTTCTGCGAGTACAATCAGCAGGTCTCTTTAAGCCACATGAAAGCCAATCCAAACCCATGTCTCACCTTTGGGCAAAATTCCACAGCAAGCCCAACAGAACCGCCAGAATTCCAATTACAAAGACTATGCAACACGGTATCAGCCAATGTCTCATCACGCGGGAAGAAGATAGAGCCAGAAGAGGGAACCGACCTTCATACCCCCAGCTCTCCATAACCTTGACAGCTCTCCGTTTTCCCTGTGCCCTCACTTTAAACCAACCGGGCAAGAAGTCCGCCCGGCAAGTCTGGCCATTAAAAAGCAGACAGCCACCCCGAACTGGGCGACACTCAAGATGCCACCGACGGCGCTCCATGATGCCGCAGACTCGTCCATTGCAAAACGACTCATCCGTACTGAACGAACACTTCTCCATGGGGCATTCGAGTTTATGCTCGAAGCGTTCAATGAGCCATTCAACTTTCAGGCGCACGCCAGTGAAGACTATTGAGTAGAAGTGGCGGCTGCTGTGTTTAAGAGCTAGGGCATCTGGGTAGGAAAGGTAGGTGCTTATTTGGATGTGGAGTTCAGAGGGGAGGGTCATTAGATTGGTGCTGGTGGCTTGAGAATATAAGGGCGACTGGCATGGCTTCATGTTTCTGGACTTGTTTTCCAAGACGGCTGCTTGTAGCTTAATGGTGTACATTCGACGTGAGGGTGGTGTTGTTCATCTTATACGAGCGGGTCGAAAACTGTTGCCTGAAATCGCAGCCACTGACGCTTCTATCGAGTTGGAAGCATTTAATCCGACGCAGTTATCAAATACTTCATTTTTCCAAAATAGCTGCCTATTTTCAGCCTCCTAGAAGTCATGTACAGGTGAAGGCGTGGGTTGGTATGTCGCTTATATAATCTTCAATAGCGGACTTGAATCGATCTCAACCTTCGAAGCTCCAACTTTAAAGATCGCCACCCAGCAACCTCCCACTACATCTCCCCAAAACCATATCTTCACATCAACCACAAATATGTCAGGACCCAATGCCTACGGCACCCCGGTGTCGGACACGGCCTTCCGAAAAACCTGGGACCGCGAAGAATACGCTAAAAAGGCCGCCGAAACTGAAGCGAAGCGCAAAGCCGAAGGAAAAGCCCGCTACGAAGCCAAACTACTGGGCAAGAAATACCACGCACCAGTCGATTACAGCATGCTCG
The nucleotide sequence above comes from Penicillium digitatum chromosome 1, complete sequence. Encoded proteins:
- a CDS encoding Cyclin-like F-box — translated: MKPCQSPLYSQATSTNLMTLPSELHIQISTYLSYPDALALKHSSRHFYSIVFTGVRLKVEWLIERFEHKLECPMEKCSFSTDESFCNGRVCGIMERRRWHLECRPVRGGCLLFNGQTCRADFLPGWFKVRAQGKRRAVKVMESWGYEVFVIGILAVLLGLLWNFAQRTWYLESRLRGHSATIH